In the Phaseolus vulgaris cultivar G19833 chromosome 7, P. vulgaris v2.0, whole genome shotgun sequence genome, one interval contains:
- the LOC137829249 gene encoding uncharacterized protein: MDIVIPSSFMGPKIAFIGVEYPEAHITIFHSQMMISGGTDAMHYKLFMSTFSGTTLDWFISLPNGHITSFDQFSTLFREQYIVNHAPPPISYDLFDVKQYQGEPLKEFLNRFRALMVKLHTKDEDMTVHAFRRGVLPGPFSDSLIRCRPKTFSEIRHRVIAHIVAEEEVTEKRGSIGLVQPRGTGRPQPMRVHETTTEKKAPGKRPPYEARKP, translated from the coding sequence ATGGACATTGTGATACCATCCAGCTTCATGGGTCCAAAGATCGCCTTCATAGGCGTAGAATACCCAGAGGCCCATATCACGATTTTCCACAGCCAGATGATGATCTCAGGTGGCACTGACGCCATGCACTATAAGCTGTTTATGAGTACATTCTCAGGCACGACattggactggttcatcagtctCCCTAATGGACACATTACCTCCTTCGACCAATTCTCAACATTATTCAGAGAGCAATACATTGTCAACCATGCTCCCCCTCCTATCTCTTACGATCTCTTTGACGTAAAGCAATACCAGGGAGAGCCTTTGAAGGAATTCTTGAACAGGTTCAGGGCACTAATGGTGAAGCTGCACaccaaagatgaagatatgacAGTACACGCCTTCAGACGAGGGGTGCTGCCAGGACCCTTCAGTGATTCTCTGATAAGGTGCCGCCCAAAGACGTTCAGCGAGATCCGCCACAGAGTCATAGCCCACATTGTTGCAGAGGAAGAGGTCACAGAGAAGCGCGGAAGCATAGGCCTAGTCCAACCTCGGGGAACTGGTCGTCCTCAGCCCATGAGGGTACATGAGAccacgacagagaagaaagccCCGGGGAAACGACCGCCATATGAAGCAAGGAAGCCTTAA